One genomic region from Phragmites australis chromosome 1, lpPhrAust1.1, whole genome shotgun sequence encodes:
- the LOC133924718 gene encoding pentatricopeptide repeat-containing protein At3g09060, translated as MPPPQRDPEPPPIHRLVDLIKSDPDPATALAHLEILVSTRPAFPTPQPLIFHLLRRLATSSPSNLPRLLGILPRMRHRPRFSESAALVVLSAFSRALMPGAALAAFRALPSLLGCNPGVRSHNALLDAFVRARRFSDADAFFASLSHGAFGRRLAPNLQTYNIILRSLCARGDVDRAVSLFGSLRRRGVAPDRVTYSTLMSGLAKHDLLDNALDLLDEMPNYGVQPDAVCFNALLNGCFKIGEFQKAMRVWEQLVRDPGASPNLATYKVMLDGLCKLGRFKEAGEVWGRMVANNHQPDTITHGILIHGLCQSGDVDSAARVYSEMVKAGLVVDVAVHNSLIKGLCQARRVGEAWKFWDLAGFSGICNITTYNIMIKGLFDSGMVDEATELLMQLENDDSCSSDKVTFGTLIHGLCENGFANKAFKILEEARISEKELDVFSYSSMINRFCKDGRIDGAFKVYKNMVKDGCKPNSHIYNALIHGFFQACQIGDAVKIYSEMTDSGCCPTIITYNTLIDGLCKAEKYQEASRFTREMVEKGFRPDVRTYGSLIHGLCQDKKIDAALAIWDQILDKGLQADVVMHNILIHGLCSAGKVDEAMHLYSDMKEKKNCSPNLVTYNTIMDGFYKIGSIDKAASLWTAILDNGLKPDIITYNIRIKGLCSCNRTPEGVLLLDEVLATGIIPTAITWNILVRAVIKYGPIQI; from the coding sequence atgccgccgccgcagcgcgaCCCCGAGCCTCCGCCCATCCACCGCCTGGTGGATCTGATCAAGTCCGACCCCGACCCCGCCACCGCGCTCGCCCACCTCGAGATCCTCGTCTCCACCCGCCCGGCCTTCCCCACGCCCCAGCCGCTCAtcttccacctcctccgccgcctcgccaCATCCTCCCCGTCCAACCTCCCGCGGCTCCTCGGCATTCTCCCGCGCATGCGCCACCGTCCGCGCTTCTCCGAGTCCGCGGCGCTCGTCGTCCTCTCCGCCTTCTCCCGCGCCCTCATGCCCGGCGCCGCGCTCGCCGCGTTCCGcgccctcccctccctcctcggTTGCAACCCCGGTGTCCGCTCCCACAATGCCCTCCTCGACGCGTTCGTCCGCGCCCGCCGGTTCTCCGATGCGGACGCGTTTTTCGCCTCCCTCTCTCACGGCGCTTtcggccgccgcctcgcccCCAACCTCCAGACATACAACATCATACTCCGCTCTCTTTGTGCCCGCGGGGACGTCGATCGCGCAGTTTCGCTCTTCGGCTCCTTGCGTCGCCGTGGAGTGGCTCCCGACCGAGTAACCTACTCCACCCTCATGTCAGGGCTCGCGAAACACGACCTGTTGGACAACGCGCTCGACCTGCTCGACGAAATGCCCAACTACGGAGTGCAGCCTGACGCAGTTTGTTTCAACGCATTGCTCAATGGGTGTTTCAAGATTGGCGAGTTTCAGAAAGCTATGAGGGTCTGGGAGCAGCTGGTGAGGGATCCGGGTGCAAGTCCCAACCTTGCCACATACAAAGTGATGCTTGATGGCTTATGTAAGCTTGGGAGGTTTAAGGAGGCGGGGGAGGTATGGGGTAGGATGGTGGCGAATAATCATCAACCAGATACGATTACCCATGGGATCTTGATTCACGGTTTGTGCCAATCTGGGGATGTGGATAGTGCAGCACGGGTATACTCGGAGATGGTCAAGGCCGGgcttgttgttgatgttgcCGTGCATAATTCTCTCATCAAGGGGTTGTGTCAAGCGAGGAGAGTAGGGGAGGCTTGGAAATTCTGGGACTTGGCAGGTTTTTCTGGGATCTGTAATATAACaacttataatataatgatTAAGGGGCTGTTTGACAGTGGTATGGTTGATGAAGCTACAGAGTTGTTGATGCAATTGGAGAATGATGATTCATGCTCCTCTGACAAGGTGACTTTTGGCACATTGATCCATGGCCTGTGCGAGAATGGCTTTGCTAACAAGGCATTTAAAATCTTGGAGGAAGCACGAATCAGTGAGAAAGaattggatgtgttctcatatTCATCTATGATAAATAGATTTTGCAAGGATGGGAGAATAGATGGCGCATTCAAGGTATACAAGAATATGGTTAAGGATGGTTGCAAACCGAATTCTCATATTTACAATGCACTAATACATGGTTTTTTTCAAGCATGTCAGATTGGTGACGCTGTTAAAATTTACAGTGAAATGACAGACAGTGGCTGTTGCCCaaccatcatcacatacaaCACTCTAATAGATGGGTTGTGTAAGGCTGAAAAGTATCAAGAAGCTTCAAGGTTTACAAGGGAAATGGTAGAGAAAGGTTTTAGGCCAGATGTCAGAACTTATGGCTCATTGATTCATGGCCTTTGTCAAGACAAGAAGATTGATGCTGCCCTTGCTATTTGGGATCAAATTCTTGATAAGGGTCTTCAGGCAGATGTCGTGATGCACAACATCTTAATTCATGGTCTTTGTTCTGCTGGGAAAGTAGATGAAGCTATGCATCTTTATTCGGatatgaaagaaaagaagaattgTTCCCCCAATCTAGTGACCTATAACACAATAATGGATGGATTTTATAAGATTGGTTCTATTGATAAAGCAGCATCTCTCTGGACTGCCATTTTGGATAATGGGTTGAAACCAGATATCATTACATATAATATAAGAATAAAGGGTCTATGCTCTTGTAATAGAACACCAGAGGGGGTCCTTTTATTGGATGAGGTGCTTGCAACTGGTATTATACCAACTGCCATTACATGGAACATATTAGTAAGAGCTGTAATCAAATATGGGCCTATTCAGATATGA
- the LOC133924727 gene encoding uncharacterized protein LOC133924727 — translation MLALHTIQISLPSLRRSSPYRRALLGRKRSFICAGSSDDAESGSSSPLGGDKRQQEVLAQIAMLQAQKVRITSFLDERSAYLTKFAKDADTEFDLIGQNAMKELDAVGDQIMERLDSKMQAFEETAEVQRQEIEMNEKVLEDFEDWIEKEKNEGMFFKSLGKVKPKNKKEIKVKAKVEAQKVKEIAKESAGSKTRMNIYLGLMAILGLTIANAVFATPEVEWRKVAALGLIFIGLVAQVIYEQNISPPKADKTGKREE, via the exons ATGCTTGCTCTTCACACCATTCAGATATCCCTTCCCTCGCTGCGCAGATCCTCCCCGTACCGGCGTGCTCTGCTAGGCAGGAAGAGATCTTTCATCTGTGCCGGCAGCTCCGACGATGCCGAATCCGGCAGTTCCTCGCCGCTTGGTGGCGACAAACGTCAGCAAGAGGTTCTTGCACAGATCGCCATGCTTCAAGCGCAGAAGGTGCGCATCACAAGTTTCTTGGACGAGCGCTCTGCTTACCTGACCAAGTTTGCCAAGGATGCAGACACCGAGTTCGACCTGATTGGGCAGAACGCTATGAAAGAGCTTGATGCAGTTGGTGACCAG ATAATGGAGAGGCTCGACAGCAAGATGCAAGCCTTCGAGGAGACGGCTGAAGTCCAAAGGCAAGAGATCGAAATGAACGAGAAGGTGttagaagactttgaagattggATTGAAAAGGAGAAAAACGAAGGAATGTTCTTCAAAAGCCTTGGAAAGGTCAAGCCAAAGAACAAGAAGGAAATCAAGGTGAAGGCAAAGGTGGAAGCACAGAAAGTCAAAGAGATAGCAAAAGAGAGTGCAGGGTCCAAAACTCGGATGAACATTTACCTTGGGCTGATGGCAATACTTGGGCTTACAATTGCGAATGCCGTCTTTGCAACACCTGAGGTGGAGTGGAGGAAGGTTGCTGCTCTGGGTCTGATTTTCATTGGCCTGGTTGCTCAGGTCATCTACGAGCAGAATATCTCACCACCAAAAGCTGATAAGAcaggaaaaagagaagaatga
- the LOC133924708 gene encoding AT-rich interactive domain-containing protein 1-like yields MVGMYQHQLHDDPFGALGGHCGGEPRLAAAGASSPSSPAFAPPLAQAHGGGEPRQLFEALAGGSLLRGAAGGDLGEMVRWMRELATDPVSARPAPAEDRARKRQVRALRRARYLRMEDVADAEELPSFARKRKHKAHNNHWGKQKMKGCMNMPTRKSERLAKRMKLMASLLLTQRKKIGVGEHFQAEVPVWTGQPSREELSCYRSDPDTSKMLGTRIWPHEGEVYKTNIAVAGQGRPESCSCPYPGSFFCRQHHINAARDRLRSELGQAFTEWQFDLMGEEISELWSRDEQLKFNALERLVPVMDHKTFWAVASKHFSSKPRIDLVKYYLNVFLMRRVLSQCRLSLLEIDSDEDEVEEEDEDQPEGSSSLQRTQDVQDIKKDS; encoded by the exons ATGGTCGGGATGTACCAGCACCAGCTCCACGACGACCCCTTCGGTGCCCTAGGCGGCCACTGCGGTGGCGAGCCACGGCTCGCGGCCGCCGGTGCCTCCTCCCCCTCATCGCCGGCTTTCGCCCCGCCGCTTGCGCAGGCGCATGGCGGCGGCGAGCCGCGGCAGCTGTTCGAGGCGCTCGCCGGGGGGAGCCTGCTGCGCGGCGCGGCGGGTGGGGATCTGGGGGAGATGGTGCGGTGGATGCGGGAGCTAGCCACGGATCCCGTGTCGGCGCGGCCCGCGCCGGCGGAGGACAGGGCAAGGAAGCGGCAGGTGCGGGCTTTGCGGCGCGCGCGCTACCTCAGGATGGAGGACGTGGCGGACGCAGAGGAGCTCCCCAGCTTCGCCAGG AAAAGGAAGCACAAAGCTCACAATAACCACTGGGGCAAACAAAAAATGAAAGGGTGCATGAATATGCCAACAAGGAAATCGGAGAGGCTAGCCAAGAGAATGAAGCTCATGGCATCATTGCTCCTTACACAGCGGAAAAAGATTGGAGTAGGTGAGCACTTTCAGGCGGAGGTACCTGTCTGGACTGGGCAGCCTTCAAGGGAAGAACTTTCATGCTACAGGAGTGACCCAGATACATCAAAGATGCTAGGAACTAGAATTTGGCCTCACGAAGGTGAAGTTTACAAAACCAATATTGCAGTTGCTGGCCAGGGAAGGCCAGAATCATGTAGTTGCCCCTATCCGGGATCCTTCTTCTGCAGACAGCACCACATTAATGCAGCGAGAGATCGGCTACGGTCTGAACTTGGTCAAGCGTTCACAGAATGGCAGTTTGATTTGATGGGTGAGGAGATTTCTGAGTTGTGGAGTCGTGACGAGCAACTAAAGTTTAATGCACTTGAGCGATTGGTTCCTGTTATGGACCATAAGACATTTTGGGCAGTTGCGTCAAAACATTTTTCCTCAAAGCCCAGGATAGATTTGGTAAAGTACTACTTGAATGTGTTCCTGATGAGAAGAGTGCTGAGCCAGTGCAGATTGAGTCTTCTGGAAATTGATAGTGATGAAGACGAagtggaagaggaggatgaagatcAACCTGAAGGCTCCAGCTCTCTTCAGAG gacccaagatgtccaggaTATAAAGAAGGATTCATGA